Within the Erigeron canadensis isolate Cc75 chromosome 6, C_canadensis_v1, whole genome shotgun sequence genome, the region ATGTCTCAACATGTTGAAATTCACTATCCCGACTGGCGAAAGGTTCCATTGAGAAAAAAGGAGGATATGTACTTGATGGTTAAGGTACTTGTTATTAACAAGTCTAAAGTTTATAATAATgtctaaattttattttacttgatTAATGCATACAAGTTTACTTATTAAGGGTTTATTTGTaggaaaaatttgttttttatccCGCTGAAACAAATCTTATCAAGAAATGGATTATCCATAGCATGGGGAAAAAGTGGAGGACCTGGAAGGGTTCATTGAAAGCACGTGCATATGACTCAAGCTGCACCATTGATGAAATCGTAAAGAATGAAACTATGAAAGATAGCAGAGTGAATCCTGTACATTTCAAAGATCTAGTAACTCGTTGGTTCACCCCTGAATTTCAGGTAATAAGGAATTGTAACTTTGACGACTTGTTCAATCTTAATAAGTTATCATATTCATACGATGAGTACCAGAAAGGCATCCTCTCATGTATTGAGTTTATTTGTACTTTCTATTTAACTTTATACAGACGACATGTGAGAAAAAAAGAGGTAGTAGATCAAAGATGGAAGAGCCTCATATAACCGGAACAAAATCATTTGCCCGTCTTGCTCATGAAGTGGTATTATTATCTCTAATTTGACTTTTATCGTTTTATTGTCTTACAACAGCTTTGTATTGGCGTTAAACTACAAATATTACTATTATAGGAGATATTAAATAATGGAGTAAGCTTAACACGAGGAGAGCTATACATAAAAAGTCGCACCCGTAAAAATGGAAATACTACGGATGATAAGGCTGCTGAAGTTGTGGTAGCgtacttttttaatatttgcttatagtttataaatttgttgAGCTAgctacttgtcatttatatattCTTAAGATGAGAACGCTTTATTGTTATGCAGGCTTCACTAAAAGCTCTTCCAAAAGACTCTACAAATACACTAAGTGAGAAAgatgatttttcaaatgatgACTACTCTAAAGTCAAAGGACCAGAAAAGGGGGATTCATTCGGTTAATAGGAAGAATGCCATCGGTTAAGGAGAGTGGCGCTTCATGTTCTACAAGGCCACAAACACAAACTGTTGAACAACTTCAGAGTGATTTGGCTACTACAAAAAATGAGTTGTCTACTACAAAACTTGCTGTGAGCACTTTGTTGAATCTATTTCAAGAACATATCCCAAACGCAAACTTGTCGGCAGTCCTTAACAGTCTGAATATACAGGTACATACATTACATATAACTGAATTCTTATTTTACAATTTATTACCCATGTAGTACCTAAATGTTTCTAAAAATGTGTTAGATCTCTGATTCGTCTTCTGGGTTCCCAAACAACACCCCTTTAGCCAACCAAAGATCACCTGGAAATCATTCTAATAGTGGTAATTGTTTACATGCCTTTTTGTTTTCTGCAATTATAAGTTTAGAAACTCATTATCAGTGCTATTTAGTATTTTCGTTCTAaatttttgtctttgttttaacAGGAGGAAGTAGCTAGTGTTGCTCTTTTAGAGAATTAAACAAGGTTTATCTTGCATGTGGCCTAGGGTAGATGCTCATCCAGAATGAATTGTGGTATTTTTGATGACTTGTTTGTTAGAATCTTTAAGGTTTTTTTGTAAGATGATCcattatatttttgaaacttATATTCCATGCAAGTTTGAGACTTTATTGCTGGAATGAATTAACCTGAGCTTAATCATGTAATGTTATTACTTATCTATATATCAAGAAGTTTCTATGTATTAATTGTAGCTTGTTTGTTGATAGTGTTTATTATCAAAAAGAACATGataaaaatgttttacaatggCAGAAATTATGTGCCACTATTAGCTTCAAATGGCCCAAAATTGACAAGTAATTAGTGGCACAAATTATTTGCCACAAAAGTAATATCTGTTATTATGGCACAAAAAAAGTGCCACTATATCCATACAAACTTGCAGTGGCACTTATAAAAAGTGCCACTAAAGGTCTTTAGTGGCATTGCTTCTAGTGGCACTTTTTTTGTGTGCCACTGCATCCTTTTCCAGCTTTTAGTGGCatttttttgacttttaatgGCATTTTTTGTATGCCATTAAATGACACTTTGTTTGTAGTGAGATAGCCCACATGACTGCAGTACTAAGAATCATCAGATACCTCAAAGGAACTATTGGACATGGGGTACTCTTCAAACCAAGTGATCATCTAAATATCCAGGTGTATACAGATGCCGATTGGGCCGGTGATAAAGGTAACAGAAGATCAACATCAGGGTACTTCTCGTTGGTAGgaggtaatcttgttacctggaaaagtaaaaagcaaAAAGTAGTGTCATTGTCAAGTGCAGAAGCTGAATTTAGAGGGATATCTAGGGGGATAGCAAAAGTGTTATGGATATGAAAACTGATGACCGAAGTAGGGTTCCCTCCAAAAGAAGCAACACATGTCATGTGTGATAATGAAGCTGCCATCCAAATTTCAGTAAACCCAGTACAACATGACAGGACAAAACATGTGGATATCGATCGACACTTCATCAAAGAAAAACTTGAAGCTGGAATCATCAAAATACCATTTGTCAAATCTGAAAATCAACTAGCTGATATCTTAACAAAAGCAGTGGGTACCACAATGTTCAATAAATGTTTGGACAAGTTGAATTTCGGCAATCCCAccattcaacttgagggggagtgttgaaagaaatcatggGGATCAGTATTAATATCATGTCCCGAAATAGAAGATTGCAACATTAAAGTCGTGATTATCACCAGCCAAGATGACAGCTAATAGTTGTTCAAGACTGATTCATTCTTTCCATAAACAAAGCtacaagtatatgtataaaaagggGTATATTACCCATGGTAATAATCAAGCTTTTCATAATACAAATCATTATATCTCATTTATCTTTATTGACAACATTCAGATTTTATTCATAAGAgcttaatttaaaattttaaatcttgatttGACCTCTGtaaagtaattatatataaaaattaacgtACTCAACAACTGCATCATTGGGAGATTATTATCCATGCAGATGTCAAGGAGATGTATTTGTGAAGTCTTTCCATTAAAGATGCATGGGACATAAAAGTTTTGCTTGGAACTTACTTTTAAAGGTAGAATTGTAAGTGCGTGGTACATAAGTCCTTAATTGGTGTCGGTATATTGAGTCATTGTTTGATTAAGAATGACAACAAATGTGTACCTTTTGGACTTCTGAATTCTAGTTTTCTCTAGAGGTAGAAGTAGGTTTGCAAGTTTTCTCTAGAGGTAAAAGGTGTTGGATGATTGCTTGTAGTTGTATGTAAAAGTTAATTATAACAAAGCAGGGTACTTTTTAAGGAAGGGTTACATATTTGGCAATAATTGACAAATATGACAATTATTATCACTCCCCCTAGCTTTTTCATGCATTTCCTGTATTTGATGGGATGATGCAACGCGCAAAATTTAGTATGAATTTGTAAATGATTGATCATCCTAAAAGTTAGCTTAAAAATCCATCTAAAAGCTTAAAAATATAACAAGTGGAATCCATTtaatctcttttctaatctccCCTTGATTTTCCATATGTCGTCATCCAAtgaattaagaggatttttaagctaataaattaggaggattaatcatctcCCTTTGTCAAATACTTAACAATTATGTTACACGATAAacgaaatataaaacaaattaagtagTGAATAGTGATTATATTGTATATGTCACTATACATAAACTAACTCACCTATTTTCTTTTACAGCGggtattatattaattaatcacTAGCAAGAAGAGTTAGGAATAAAAGAGTTCACAACATAATTTCAAGACCAATGAAATGGAAGATCGAAGAAATTAAGGGTCACATGCAGCAGTAGTTCACACAACCACTCGATAGATATATCTATCCACGTACATTAATTAACTTCCGAATTTCTACTCGTAATCCAAAGATCAGATCAAAAAAAGTTTGATGTCATCCTCGATCAGAGAGTCGTGGCTGGGCCGCGAAGAGTTGCAGGTGGCCTCGTTTCTAAACTTCCAAATGACCCAAAGATTAGTACGGATTGTTGCAAAATAAACATTCCTAATTAAGTTGATTTGGTATATGTTGAGCTAGCGTACGTCCAGTAGGGATTAATGAAGCTTAATGGAATTCAAACTGAAGGGGCTAGCTTCCGACAGTGACGGCTCAATCAAATCGGAAGTCTAAAGAAAATTCTAATTAACGAAGCCTTTTCAAGTAACTAAACTATTGatattatagataaattttatttttttcaatttaatcaATTgcaaaaattttaacaaaattaaaacacTAATTTGAAATGATAAACCACTCCGCCTAATCGATAGAACTGTTATTTCATTTAatcttttatatgatatttaattatatactcAGTAATTTTTTTCACACAAGTTAAGCTAGCCTTGAAAAACTTGCTGTAACCGGTGAAGCAACTATCATCTAGTTGATAAAACTAAGTTCTCTAATTCTCGTTTTTACATTAATCGAGtcataactaaaaaaatatgagGCTTTCGAA harbors:
- the LOC122604701 gene encoding uncharacterized protein LOC122604701, with the translated sequence MGKRKRLCIISESDDEGGPAESQGEQHMVEDVDNLNQAECQSSDMQSLEIDCSNEEHSDQGPLKKPRGPTQKPEIWSMKKSTKIGVTFNSFGKPVGDEGNELVQYLGTLVRMSQHVEIHYPDWRKVPLRKKEDMYLMVKEKFVFYPAETNLIKKWIIHSMGKKWRTWKGSLKARAYDSSCTIDEIVKNETMKDSRVNPVHFKDLVTRWFTPEFQTTCEKKRGSRSKMEEPHITGTKSFARLAHEVEILNNGVSLTRGELYIKSRTRKNGNTTDDKAAEVVASLKALPKDSTNTLSEKDDFSNDDYSKVKGPEKGDSFG